In Firmicutes bacterium ASF500, a single genomic region encodes these proteins:
- the pseG gene encoding UDP-2,4-diacetamido-2,4,6-trideoxy-beta-L-altropyranose hydrolase: protein MICIRADGNQQIGTGHIMRCLSLADALREQGGEITFVTAEPYFQRLIQTRGYPCTVLGTAYDRMEEELSVFLPLLEREQPELVILDSYFVTPEYMKAIKGISKLFYIDDLNAFDYPADAVVNYAVYGPEMPYPQNKKYFLGPRYVPLRRQFQGLGQRIVRDHVEDVLISTGGTDPYHVALRCAKYLREHPPRENMKFHFVLGAMNQDVAELEGIAENFPLIQLHRQVADMCSLMCQCDLAVSAAGTTLYELCACGLPTVTYILADNQIQGARAFQKAGLMPCAGDIRADGDFFSGLFYKINSLALDRKCREDISCMMREAVDGYGARRLASAVNCLL, encoded by the coding sequence ATGATATGTATTCGTGCTGATGGAAACCAACAAATCGGAACAGGCCACATCATGCGCTGCCTGTCGCTGGCGGACGCGCTCCGGGAGCAGGGCGGAGAAATTACGTTTGTCACAGCGGAGCCGTATTTCCAGCGGCTGATTCAGACGCGCGGCTATCCCTGTACCGTGCTGGGGACAGCCTATGACCGCATGGAAGAGGAGCTTTCTGTATTCCTTCCACTGCTAGAACGAGAACAGCCTGAGCTGGTGATATTGGACAGCTACTTTGTCACGCCGGAGTACATGAAAGCAATCAAGGGTATTTCAAAGCTTTTTTATATCGACGACCTGAACGCCTTTGACTACCCGGCGGATGCTGTAGTAAATTACGCTGTTTATGGGCCGGAGATGCCATATCCGCAGAACAAAAAATATTTCCTTGGTCCCCGATATGTCCCTCTTCGCAGGCAATTCCAGGGGCTGGGACAGCGTATTGTTCGGGACCATGTGGAAGATGTGCTGATTTCTACCGGCGGTACGGACCCATATCACGTGGCCCTGCGCTGTGCGAAATATCTGCGGGAACATCCCCCGCGTGAAAATATGAAATTTCATTTTGTACTTGGAGCCATGAACCAGGATGTGGCTGAGCTTGAAGGAATTGCGGAGAATTTTCCGTTGATTCAGTTGCACCGTCAGGTAGCGGATATGTGTTCACTGATGTGTCAGTGCGACCTGGCAGTCTCTGCGGCGGGTACAACACTTTATGAGCTGTGCGCCTGCGGCCTTCCGACCGTGACATATATTTTGGCTGATAACCAGATTCAAGGGGCTCGGGCGTTTCAAAAAGCGGGGCTGATGCCCTGTGCCGGGGATATCCGAGCCGATGGGGATTTCTTTTCCGGGCTATTTTATAAAATCAATTCCCTGGCACTTGACAGGAAATGCAGGGAGGATATATCCTGTATGATGCGAGAAGCTGTTGACGGATATGGCGCAAGGCGGCTGGCATCCGCTGTTAACTGCTTGTTATAG